The Rhodobacter sp. CZR27 genome includes a window with the following:
- a CDS encoding propionyl-CoA synthetase has product MAYASLYKWSLEDPNGFWMKAAEQIDWVSPPSKALFEENAPFYEWFADAKVNACWNAVDRHVEAGRGKQIAIMHESPITHSSKGITYAELQARVASLAGALRAKGVEKGDRVIIYMPMIPEALEAMLACARLGAIHSVVFGGFAAHELAVRIDDCKPKAIIAASCGLEPSRVVHYKPLLDQAIEEAEHKPSFCVIFQREQEVAKLIEGRDVAWHTFQYGVEPAECVPVEGNHPAYILYTSGTTGQPKGVVRATGGHLVALNWTMKAIYDIDAGDVFWAASDVGWVVGHSYICYGPLIAGATTIVYEGKPVGTPDAGAFWRVMQNHKVKTFFTAPTALRAIKREDPQGELIKDYNLRNLKALFLAGERADPDTIVWAQKNVGVPVIDHWWQTESGWAIAANPMGIQPLPVKVGSPSVPMPGYDVRVLDEGGHQLPAGQLGAIAIKLPLPPGTLPGLWNAQDRFVKSYLTHFPGYYETGDAGYMDEDGYVYIMARTDDVINVAGHRLSTGAMEEVLASHKDVAECAVIGVSDELKGQSPLGLLCLNKGSNREPADVVKECVSLVRQQIGPVADFKRACVVDRLPKTRSGKILRGTMVKIADGQEFKMPATIDDPAILDEIRTALQGIGYPRA; this is encoded by the coding sequence ATGGCATACGCAAGCCTTTACAAGTGGTCCCTTGAGGATCCCAACGGCTTCTGGATGAAGGCCGCGGAGCAGATCGACTGGGTCAGCCCGCCCTCGAAGGCGCTGTTCGAGGAGAACGCGCCGTTCTACGAGTGGTTCGCGGACGCCAAGGTCAACGCCTGCTGGAACGCGGTGGACCGCCATGTCGAGGCCGGTCGCGGCAAGCAGATCGCGATCATGCACGAAAGCCCGATCACGCATTCGTCGAAGGGCATCACCTATGCCGAGCTGCAGGCCCGCGTGGCCTCGCTGGCCGGTGCGCTGCGCGCCAAGGGCGTGGAAAAGGGCGACCGGGTCATCATCTACATGCCGATGATCCCCGAGGCGCTCGAGGCGATGCTGGCCTGTGCCCGCCTCGGCGCGATCCATTCGGTGGTATTCGGCGGCTTTGCCGCGCATGAACTGGCCGTCCGCATCGACGACTGCAAGCCGAAGGCCATCATCGCCGCCTCCTGCGGTCTCGAGCCGAGCCGCGTGGTGCATTACAAGCCGCTGCTCGACCAGGCGATCGAGGAAGCCGAACACAAGCCCTCGTTCTGCGTGATCTTCCAGCGCGAACAGGAAGTGGCGAAGCTGATCGAAGGCCGCGACGTGGCCTGGCACACCTTCCAGTATGGCGTCGAGCCCGCTGAATGCGTGCCGGTCGAGGGCAACCACCCTGCCTATATCCTCTACACCTCGGGCACGACCGGCCAGCCGAAGGGCGTGGTGCGGGCGACCGGCGGCCATCTCGTCGCGCTGAACTGGACGATGAAGGCGATCTACGACATCGACGCGGGCGACGTCTTCTGGGCGGCCTCGGACGTGGGCTGGGTCGTGGGCCACAGCTACATCTGCTACGGTCCGCTGATCGCGGGCGCGACCACCATCGTCTACGAGGGCAAGCCGGTCGGCACCCCGGACGCAGGCGCCTTCTGGCGCGTGATGCAGAACCACAAGGTCAAGACCTTCTTTACCGCCCCCACCGCGCTGCGCGCCATCAAGCGCGAGGATCCGCAGGGCGAGCTGATCAAGGACTACAACCTGCGCAACCTGAAGGCGCTGTTCCTTGCCGGCGAGCGGGCGGACCCCGACACCATCGTCTGGGCGCAGAAGAACGTGGGCGTGCCGGTGATCGACCACTGGTGGCAGACCGAAAGCGGCTGGGCGATCGCGGCGAACCCCATGGGGATCCAGCCGCTGCCGGTCAAGGTCGGCAGCCCCTCGGTGCCGATGCCGGGCTATGATGTGCGCGTGCTGGACGAGGGCGGCCACCAGCTTCCGGCCGGACAGCTGGGCGCCATCGCGATCAAGCTGCCGCTGCCCCCCGGCACGCTGCCGGGCCTGTGGAACGCGCAGGACCGCTTCGTGAAAAGCTACCTGACCCACTTCCCGGGCTATTACGAGACCGGCGACGCGGGCTACATGGACGAGGACGGCTACGTCTACATCATGGCCCGCACCGACGACGTGATCAACGTTGCCGGCCACCGCCTCTCGACCGGCGCGATGGAAGAGGTGCTCGCCAGCCACAAGGACGTGGCGGAATGCGCGGTCATCGGCGTCTCGGACGAACTGAAGGGCCAGTCGCCGCTCGGGCTGCTGTGCCTGAACAAGGGCTCGAACCGCGAGCCGGCCGATGTGGTGAAGGAATGCGTCTCGCTGGTGCGCCAGCAGATCGGCCCCGTCGCCGACTTCAAGCGCGCCTGCGTGGTCGATCGGCTGCCGAAGACCCGCTCGGGCAAGATCCTGCGCGGCACCATGGTCAAGATCGCCGACGGGCAAGAGTTCAAGATGCCCGCCACCATCGACGATCCCGCCATCCTCGACGAGATCCGCACGGCGCTGCAGGGCATCGGCTATCCCCGCGCCTGA
- a CDS encoding sigma-54 dependent transcriptional regulator: MSSQLRETGPDTAPRAAAPAESARPRPILLIEDTPSLQMVYRSVLASAGHRVAVAGTAAEGLTRFREVLPSVVLLDLMLPDRNGLDLMQDMLRLRPETNVIVITANGSINKAVEAMRAGAHEFLVKPFDEQRFLGAVENATLARPTPRARRPEPEPEGPASLTGAFLGSSETMARIHAKIRSAARSMATVFITGESGTGKELCALAVHSNSSRATGPFIALNCGAIPQDLLESEVFGHVKGSFTGAIADKPGAAAAADGGTLFLDEICEMAPALQTKLLRFLQTSMVQPVGATRPRKVNVRIVCATNRDPLDAVRRGHFREDLYYRLYVVPIHMPPLRERGDDVIEIAETALARFAAEEGREFIGLDPQVQALFRHHPWPGNVRQVLNVIRNIVVLNDGGLVTMRMLPDDFAAHPPVEDADLPRPPPTAEMPVLDNLIGRTLAEIEQIVIEATIARHGGSVPKAARVLDVSPSTLYRKRETWKS, encoded by the coding sequence ATGAGTTCGCAGCTCCGCGAGACCGGACCCGACACGGCCCCGCGCGCCGCGGCGCCGGCCGAGTCGGCGCGGCCGCGGCCCATCCTTCTCATCGAGGACACGCCCTCGCTGCAGATGGTCTATCGCTCGGTCCTCGCCTCGGCGGGACATCGTGTCGCCGTTGCGGGCACCGCGGCCGAGGGGTTGACGCGGTTCCGCGAGGTCCTGCCCAGCGTCGTCCTGCTCGACCTGATGCTGCCGGACCGGAACGGGCTCGACCTGATGCAGGACATGCTTCGGCTGCGGCCCGAGACCAATGTCATCGTCATCACCGCCAACGGATCGATCAACAAGGCGGTCGAGGCGATGCGGGCGGGCGCGCACGAGTTCCTCGTGAAGCCCTTCGACGAGCAGCGTTTCCTGGGCGCCGTCGAGAACGCCACGCTCGCCCGCCCGACCCCGCGCGCCCGCCGCCCCGAGCCCGAGCCCGAAGGCCCCGCCTCGCTGACCGGCGCGTTCCTTGGCTCGTCCGAGACCATGGCGCGCATCCACGCCAAGATCCGCTCGGCGGCGCGTTCCATGGCGACGGTCTTCATCACCGGGGAAAGCGGCACGGGCAAGGAGCTTTGCGCGCTGGCTGTCCATTCCAATTCCAGCCGTGCGACGGGACCCTTCATCGCGCTCAACTGCGGCGCCATTCCGCAGGACCTGCTGGAATCCGAGGTGTTCGGCCATGTGAAGGGCAGCTTCACCGGCGCCATCGCCGACAAGCCCGGCGCGGCGGCAGCGGCGGATGGCGGCACGCTGTTCCTCGACGAGATCTGCGAGATGGCGCCGGCGCTGCAGACCAAGCTCCTGCGGTTCCTGCAGACCTCGATGGTGCAGCCGGTGGGCGCCACCCGCCCCCGCAAGGTCAATGTCCGGATCGTCTGCGCCACGAACCGCGACCCGCTGGACGCCGTGCGACGCGGACATTTCCGCGAGGATCTCTATTACCGGCTCTATGTCGTGCCCATCCACATGCCGCCGCTGCGCGAGCGCGGCGATGACGTGATCGAGATCGCCGAGACGGCACTGGCCCGCTTCGCCGCCGAGGAAGGCCGCGAGTTCATCGGCCTCGACCCGCAGGTGCAGGCGCTGTTCCGGCACCATCCCTGGCCGGGCAACGTGCGGCAGGTGCTGAACGTCATCCGCAACATCGTGGTTCTGAACGACGGCGGGCTCGTCACCATGCGGATGCTGCCCGACGACTTCGCAGCCCATCCCCCGGTCGAGGATGCGGACCTGCCCCGCCCGCCGCCCACGGCGGAAATGCCGGTCCTCGACAACCTGATCGGCCGCACGCTGGCCGAGATCGAGCAGATCGTGATCGAGGCGACGATCGCGCGCCACGGCGGCTCGGTGCCCAAGGCGGCGCGGGTGCTCGACGTGTCGCCTTCGACGCTCTACCGCAAGCGCGAGACCTGGAAGAGCTGA
- a CDS encoding glutathione S-transferase family protein, which yields MGELIEGVWHPTWYDTASSGGRFVRSRAGFRNWITPDGRPGPTGEGGFPAEAGRYHLYVSLACPWAHRTLIFRSLKGLGSLIGVSVVHPDMLADGWTFSRDFPGATGDRLHGLPFLRDLYLRADPGISARVTVPVLWDRTRQTIVSNESADIIRMFNSAFDGLTGNRQDFHPVALRERIDALNARIYETVNNGVYRAGFATSQQAYDEAAPAVFATLDWLEDLLGTSRYLAGETVTEADWRLFTTLIRFDKVYHTHFKCNRRQIVQYPHLWGWLRELYQWPGVAETVSFDHILRHYYFSHDTINPHRILPLTPDPDFDAPHRRDQLFQVSRLR from the coding sequence ATGGGTGAACTGATCGAGGGTGTCTGGCACCCGACCTGGTACGACACCGCGTCGAGCGGCGGCCGCTTCGTCCGCAGCCGCGCGGGGTTTCGCAACTGGATCACGCCGGACGGCCGCCCGGGGCCGACCGGCGAGGGCGGTTTTCCGGCCGAGGCCGGGCGGTATCACCTCTATGTTTCGCTGGCCTGTCCCTGGGCGCATCGCACCCTGATCTTCCGGTCGCTGAAGGGGCTGGGGTCCCTCATCGGGGTCTCGGTCGTCCATCCCGACATGCTGGCGGACGGCTGGACCTTTTCGCGCGACTTTCCGGGCGCGACGGGCGACCGGCTTCATGGGCTGCCGTTCCTGCGCGACCTCTACCTCAGGGCCGATCCCGGCATCTCGGCCCGCGTGACGGTGCCGGTCCTCTGGGACCGGACGCGCCAGACCATCGTCAGCAACGAGTCCGCCGACATCATCCGCATGTTCAATTCGGCCTTCGACGGCCTGACCGGCAACCGGCAGGACTTCCATCCCGTCGCCCTGCGCGAACGGATCGATGCCCTCAACGCGCGCATCTACGAGACGGTGAACAACGGCGTCTACCGCGCCGGCTTCGCCACCTCGCAGCAGGCCTATGACGAAGCCGCTCCCGCTGTCTTCGCGACGCTGGACTGGCTGGAGGATCTGCTGGGCACCAGCCGCTATCTGGCGGGTGAGACAGTGACCGAGGCCGACTGGCGGCTCTTCACCACGCTCATCCGCTTCGACAAGGTGTATCACACCCATTTCAAGTGCAATCGGCGCCAGATCGTGCAGTATCCGCACCTCTGGGGCTGGCTGCGCGAGCTTTACCAGTGGCCGGGCGTGGCGGAGACGGTGAGCTTCGACCACATCCTGCGGCACTACTACTTCAGCCACGACACGATCAACCCGCACCGCATCCTGCCGCTGACGCCGGACCCGGACTTCGATGCGCCGCACCGGCGCGATCAGCTCTTCCAGGTCTCGCGCTTGCGGTAG
- a CDS encoding transducer, TlpC — MKLDPHLLDSARTAQPAHPLDFVLLSTEQTFLRAGETLSQAVGHLHGLRADFARLEAALGPARTGRFLELTTETGSQATALADEFARFEGAARALRAAVGAMRSEVTDLMATIRAISIVKLQARIIGNMLTSSRQRVEAFTGGLTRMAAEAADLVAEVDEAMVEIAAETDAMDAEAAHLSQTLREVVLPSLAAIGATASGVQSDRHRLAQGNEALARRMDEIFGAVSQLILALQAGDSARQRFEHVRHLTSDALATAGDDPALQGLLLDLGIGQSEGTLRHLTTDLDAATRSFLDLQGRAAAAIGSARSLYLEGPRRGGSAIHTMADQAETVVAGLSRCGEHLRNLAAYAARVAGHLDTIRHHEERMRRIEDLVRLFGLNAVIVCAKLGQEGRALQEISRQLRDLTQVSAAVFTRLHGRLEKTQDCASVIGTEAVASLELEMRRVASDARAIREILEEADRVHGETGHAFGKVGRILTASLDTAAGLMSGYRRNLGSVHVFIEQTARRRDALPPPGPIEPGTPAEAILSAARAIYTVPDERHIHDRILAAAGSGAVGTEPVTAQPEPAPAEDDLADIFF; from the coding sequence ATGAAGCTGGATCCCCATCTGCTGGACAGCGCAAGGACCGCGCAGCCGGCCCATCCCCTCGATTTCGTGCTCCTCAGCACCGAGCAGACCTTCCTGCGCGCAGGCGAGACGCTGTCGCAGGCCGTGGGCCACCTGCATGGCCTGCGAGCGGACTTCGCGCGGCTCGAGGCGGCGCTCGGGCCCGCCCGGACCGGGCGCTTCCTGGAACTGACGACCGAGACCGGCAGCCAGGCCACCGCACTGGCGGACGAATTCGCTCGGTTCGAGGGGGCGGCGCGGGCACTGCGCGCTGCCGTGGGCGCCATGCGTTCGGAAGTGACCGATCTCATGGCCACCATCCGCGCGATCTCCATCGTCAAGCTGCAGGCGCGGATCATCGGCAACATGCTCACCAGCAGCCGCCAGCGGGTGGAGGCCTTCACGGGCGGCCTGACCCGGATGGCCGCCGAGGCGGCGGACCTCGTCGCGGAAGTGGACGAGGCGATGGTCGAGATCGCCGCGGAAACCGACGCGATGGATGCCGAGGCCGCGCATCTGTCGCAGACACTGCGGGAGGTGGTTCTGCCGAGCCTTGCCGCCATCGGGGCCACCGCGTCCGGGGTGCAGTCGGACCGTCACCGGCTGGCCCAGGGCAACGAGGCGCTGGCACGGCGGATGGACGAGATCTTCGGGGCGGTCTCGCAACTGATCCTCGCGCTGCAGGCGGGCGACAGCGCGCGGCAGCGGTTCGAACATGTGCGACACCTGACCTCGGACGCCCTCGCGACGGCCGGGGACGATCCCGCGCTTCAGGGCCTGCTGCTCGACCTTGGCATCGGACAGAGCGAAGGCACGCTGCGCCACCTCACCACGGACCTCGACGCGGCGACGCGCAGCTTCCTCGACCTGCAGGGGCGGGCGGCGGCGGCGATCGGTTCGGCCCGAAGCCTCTATCTCGAAGGGCCGCGGCGCGGCGGCAGCGCCATCCACACGATGGCCGATCAGGCCGAGACCGTTGTCGCCGGGCTGTCGCGATGCGGCGAGCACCTGCGCAACCTTGCCGCCTATGCGGCCCGGGTGGCCGGGCATCTCGACACCATCCGCCATCACGAGGAACGGATGCGGCGGATCGAGGACCTGGTCCGGCTCTTCGGCCTGAACGCGGTCATCGTCTGCGCCAAGCTGGGGCAGGAGGGGCGGGCCCTGCAGGAGATCTCGCGCCAGTTGCGCGATCTCACCCAGGTTTCGGCGGCGGTCTTCACGCGGCTGCACGGGCGGCTGGAGAAGACTCAGGACTGTGCCTCGGTCATCGGCACCGAGGCCGTCGCGAGCCTGGAACTCGAGATGCGGCGGGTCGCCTCCGATGCCCGCGCGATCCGCGAGATCCTGGAAGAGGCCGACCGCGTCCACGGCGAGACGGGACACGCGTTCGGGAAGGTCGGGCGCATCCTGACCGCCAGCCTCGACACGGCGGCGGGCCTGATGTCGGGGTATCGCCGCAACCTCGGCAGCGTGCATGTCTTCATCGAGCAGACGGCGCGGCGGCGTGACGCGCTTCCGCCGCCCGGCCCGATCGAACCCGGCACTCCCGCCGAGGCGATCCTTTCCGCTGCCCGGGCGATCTACACGGTTCCGGACGAGCGTCATATCCATGACCGCATCCTTGCCGCCGCAGGGTCCGGGGCAGTCGGAACGGAGCCCGTGACGGCGCAACCCGAGCCTGCTCCGGCCGAGGACGACCTCGCCGACATCTTCTTCTGA
- a CDS encoding chemotaxis response regulator protein-glutamate methylesterase: protein MALRAAVTSTPTRVLIVDDSAGARAMFKVIVESDPALQVMAAVPDAYAAARAMRTELPDAILLDLELPGMDGLTFLRKIMQQHPIPVIVCSSHVGAGTDTMVAALELGAKEVIAKPAARNEIERQEASIRICDAIRAATETTRRRAQPEARPLAPGPKLTADEILPARPPRPVPETMPVVCIGASTGGTEALRDVLTALPASAPPIVIVQHMPRGFTAAFARRLDSLCAIEVLEAEDEMQVLPGRAIIAQGDRHLLLRRRNQGYRVSVVDGAYVCRHRPSVDVLFRSAAQEAGSNALGIIMTGMGDDGARCMAEMRAADAETIAQNEESCVVYGMPREAVAHGGVQKVEPLDRLATRIVEFGRRQAERVAR from the coding sequence ATGGCACTTCGCGCGGCAGTTACTTCAACCCCGACACGCGTCCTGATCGTGGATGATTCCGCGGGCGCCCGTGCGATGTTCAAGGTGATCGTGGAAAGCGATCCGGCGCTGCAGGTCATGGCGGCGGTTCCGGATGCCTATGCCGCGGCACGCGCCATGCGAACGGAGCTTCCGGATGCGATCCTTCTCGACCTCGAACTTCCGGGCATGGATGGCCTGACCTTCCTGCGCAAGATCATGCAGCAGCACCCGATCCCGGTCATCGTCTGCTCGAGCCATGTCGGCGCCGGCACGGATACGATGGTTGCCGCGCTCGAACTGGGGGCGAAGGAGGTCATCGCGAAACCTGCCGCGCGCAACGAGATCGAGCGTCAGGAAGCCTCGATCCGGATCTGCGACGCCATCCGCGCGGCGACCGAAACCACCCGACGGCGCGCGCAGCCCGAGGCGCGCCCTCTTGCCCCGGGTCCGAAACTCACGGCCGACGAGATCCTTCCCGCGCGCCCGCCCCGGCCGGTTCCCGAGACGATGCCGGTGGTGTGCATCGGCGCATCGACCGGAGGAACCGAGGCGCTGCGCGATGTCCTGACGGCGCTGCCGGCCTCCGCGCCGCCGATCGTGATCGTCCAGCACATGCCGCGGGGTTTCACGGCCGCCTTCGCGCGACGCCTGGATTCGCTCTGCGCCATCGAGGTGCTCGAGGCCGAGGACGAGATGCAGGTGCTGCCGGGTCGCGCGATCATCGCGCAGGGCGACCGTCACCTGCTGTTGCGCCGGCGAAACCAGGGCTACCGCGTCTCGGTGGTGGACGGCGCCTACGTCTGCCGGCACCGCCCGTCGGTCGACGTCCTGTTCCGCTCCGCCGCGCAGGAGGCGGGCAGCAACGCACTCGGCATCATCATGACGGGCATGGGGGACGACGGAGCACGCTGCATGGCGGAGATGCGCGCCGCAGATGCCGAGACCATTGCCCAGAACGAGGAGTCCTGCGTGGTCTACGGCATGCCCCGGGAAGCCGTGGCCCACGGCGGGGTGCAGAAGGTCGAACCGCTCGACCGGCTCGCGACCCGCATCGTGGAGTTTGGCCGCCGGCAAGCCGAAAGGGTGGCGCGATGA
- a CDS encoding protein-glutamate O-methyltransferase produces MNQPLRHAHDQMFSDLIRTRTGIQLPVHRRQMIESRLRPRILAVGAKGFDGYLAQLFDNGLLEEELPLVIDLLTTNKTDFYREATHFDVLVREIVPEAIRRSAPIPPRLKIWSAASSEGAEAYTIAIVLAECLRAGKNFSYAILGTDISQRMLERAQRAIYTKEQLAPIPAELRARYTMQGRAPAHAGTARMVPELRDRVQFMHLNLMDRTYPVDRDVDVIFLRNVLIYFGAEDQASVVSRLVGHLRPGGYLIVGHSESMVVSHPQMKQHSPSIFRKT; encoded by the coding sequence ATGAACCAGCCGCTGCGTCACGCGCACGACCAGATGTTCTCCGACCTGATCCGGACCCGGACGGGCATCCAGCTGCCGGTTCACCGCCGACAGATGATCGAGTCGCGACTTCGGCCGAGGATCCTCGCCGTCGGCGCAAAGGGTTTCGACGGCTATCTGGCCCAGCTCTTCGACAATGGACTGCTCGAGGAGGAGCTTCCGCTCGTCATAGACCTTCTCACGACCAACAAGACCGACTTCTACCGCGAGGCGACGCATTTCGACGTGCTGGTGCGCGAGATCGTCCCCGAAGCGATCCGGCGAAGTGCACCGATCCCTCCGCGCCTGAAGATCTGGAGCGCGGCAAGCTCGGAAGGGGCGGAGGCCTACACGATCGCGATCGTGCTGGCCGAGTGCCTGCGGGCGGGCAAGAACTTTTCCTACGCGATCCTCGGCACGGACATTTCACAGCGCATGCTGGAACGGGCCCAGCGGGCGATCTACACCAAGGAGCAACTCGCCCCGATCCCGGCCGAGTTGCGTGCCCGCTACACCATGCAGGGCCGAGCGCCAGCGCATGCCGGAACCGCCCGGATGGTCCCCGAACTGCGGGATCGCGTGCAGTTCATGCATCTGAACCTGATGGACCGCACCTATCCGGTCGACCGCGACGTGGACGTCATCTTCCTGCGCAACGTGCTGATCTACTTCGGCGCCGAGGATCAGGCCTCGGTCGTGTCCCGTCTGGTGGGGCACCTTCGGCCAGGCGGCTACCTGATCGTGGGCCATTCGGAGTCGATGGTGGTCAGCCATCCGCAGATGAAACAGCATTCGCCTTCCATCTTTCGAAAGACCTGA
- a CDS encoding chemotaxis protein CheW, which yields MTSIPASYAMTQPDSAGSPEAPPVVTFAAGDTLYALPVERVQEILDLRPIAPLPNAPPHLLGLCEVRGAGVPVVDLRSLLGLGMAADTAQSRILVTWVQNGEARLVIGIKTERVIEVTSLDEGRMQRMSGSDMLNWTDTAVLGIGKRNGAFVTLLDIDRLMDPSRLASIAPSEARQGVLQ from the coding sequence ATGACCTCGATACCGGCTTCCTACGCCATGACGCAGCCTGACTCCGCCGGAAGCCCGGAGGCTCCGCCCGTCGTCACCTTCGCCGCGGGAGACACCCTCTATGCCCTGCCGGTGGAGCGGGTTCAGGAGATCCTGGACCTCCGTCCGATCGCTCCGCTGCCGAATGCGCCGCCACACCTGCTCGGACTGTGCGAGGTGAGGGGCGCGGGCGTTCCGGTGGTTGACCTCAGAAGCCTCCTCGGGCTCGGCATGGCCGCTGACACCGCGCAGAGCCGGATCCTCGTGACCTGGGTGCAGAACGGCGAGGCGCGGCTGGTCATCGGGATCAAGACGGAACGCGTGATCGAGGTGACCTCGCTCGACGAGGGGCGCATGCAGCGGATGAGCGGCAGCGACATGCTGAACTGGACGGACACCGCCGTCCTCGGCATCGGCAAGCGCAACGGCGCGTTTGTCACCCTGCTGGACATCGACCGTCTCATGGACCCCTCCCGACTGGCCTCGATCGCCCCGTCCGAGGCGAGGCAGGGCGTGCTGCAATGA